Below is a genomic region from candidate division SR1 bacterium Aalborg_AAW-1.
TCTGGAGCAGGAACAATTTTAAATGTTTGTCGTCTTAAACGAGGATTACGATTAAATTTGGAATTTGGAAAATGTACTAATGTAGAAAGTTCTTTAATATTTAAGATCTGTTGAGATTGATAGCGTTGTAATGATTGTCATAATGAATATTTTGTAAAAAAAGATCTCAAAACAAATGATTTCACAAACAAACTCAGATCATCTGGTTTTTGAAATACAAAACTATTCAATCCGACATAATTATATTGAAAAAAGGATCTTGTTAAGTCTTCTACAATACTATCAGGTCTTTTTTCAATAGGAGAAATAGCTATAACTCTTAATTTAACATCAAATAGTTCATCCTCAGCCTTCTTATCCAGATCTGCAAGTTGTTGCTGAGAAAAATCATGATTTTTACTTTCCTTTTTATCTCATCTTGCACCCTTTACAATATTGTTCCATATTCATTTTACTGTATTCATAAATCAGTTTTTTTTTCATTCTTTAATATCGTCAATTGCCTTCCTCATTTTTTTGAGATGAGATATCTCTATAGGAGAAATAAGAATTTGAAATGAAAGTTTTTCATCTGCTTCCACTTTACTATATGATGCTAAGAGACTATCCATTGGATCAGCTTCAAATGATTCATATGTTTTAATAGGATACTCAGATTGTTTTTTTAAAACAATTTCTCATCATGATACATATTTTCCTGCTTCTAATAACTGAGGTTCTTGGATAAGATCTACGACTGCTCCAGGATAAAAAGATGGTATCATTTTTTCCACATTTTCCACAAAATAATCAGGAACAGCTAATAAAAGTTTAATACTTTCTTTTTCTATATACAATTCTATAGAAATATAATCCTGTCCATATTTTTTAGCCTGTGATTTTGTACTATATAATGCATAAAAATTTTTATATATCTGATTCATCAGTTGAATATTCTGTTTCATATCTTGAATATGATCAGTAACCTCGATATCTCCAGAATTTTTAGCAGCAATTTTTGGAATCTTCACACTGAGAAATTTTAATTTTTTAGATTGATCATATCTTCTTTTCCTCTGTTGATCTCTTATAAACCATACATATCACAAAAAAAATCATCATGTAATAAAACCAATTCACAATAAGATAATAACAATATCAATAAATCACATAGATACTTGTTTAAGAACAAATTAAAGATTATGTTGTTGTATTCTCCTGTACTGTTGTATTCTCCTGTACTGTTGAAGAAGATCAATCAGGCACTAATGCTTCTTCATCCATAGTCAATCATAACCTTGCTGATATTTCAGCATCTACAAATTGCCTTTTACGACCATATTTTTTAGCTGAATACTCTTTTAGAATGCCACCAATTTTTTTATTTCTATAGTCCTGTGTATAGATAGCATTGAGAGAGAATACACGAGAAGTTGAGTTGTCTATATTGAGTTTACAATATGTTTTGTAGTTCGCAATACCAATAATATCTTGAGCACCCAAGACTGGTGCATACTCTTTCTCCAAAAATTCTGCATCAGGAGCACCAATTTTGAACGATTGTATCGTACCCGCATTACCAAACACCGCAGCTTTTACATCTGCTTTACCTCCTGCTGATTTATCTCCAGATTCTAATTGTGCAATATATTGGTGAGCCATAATCAGACCTAATCTATATTTACGTGCTTCTGAAAGGATGTCCGCGAACGTACCAGATACAAAGTTTTGAAACTCATCCACATATAAGAAAAAATCTTTACGATCTTCTTTTGCTGTATTTGCACGTCCCATAGCACCATTATAGATTTGAGATACTATAATCATACCAAGCAGCTGTGCATTAATTTCTCCAATTTTCCCTTTCGATAATGAAACAAGGATAATTTTCTGACTGTCCATCGCTTCACGAAATTTGATGGCAGTTTCAGTTTGTCAGATAATATTTCTGATCAGTCTATTCGTATTAAATGATACAAATTTTGAAGTAAAATAAGGTATAATCTCTTGTTTTTCACGATCTCCCATAGCAGCATATGTTTTCTCCCAGAAGTTTTTCACCACTGCATTTTTGACTTTTTTAGTTTTAAAGTCTCTATATGTCTCATCGGTGAACAAACGAGGAACATCAAGTAATGTAGGTTTGTCTTCCATATCCTCTAATAATGTCAAACTACCATATTTAAAATATTCTTGAATACGAGGACCAAAAATTTCTGACCCAAACATTTTCAAGAAGATTTCTGTAGCATCGTTCACAGTACGATCAGCTTGATCTACATTGTCAATATCATATAAATTAAGACCCATAGGACGATCTTCATTACCCGCATCAAAGAAAATTACATCCTTTGATCTTTCTTTTGGAATGTATTCCAATATATCTTCTACAAGATCACCATGAGGATCTATCACACAACATCAGTCTCAGTTCCAAATATCTTGACGAGCCATAGTCTGTAACAATACAGATTTTCCAGTACCTGATTTTCCAATCATATAATGATGTCTCATACGATCTTCTCTCTTCATATAGATTGGAGTATATTCATTTCTATAGATATTTACTCATAACAATACTCATCAACGATTTACTTTATATCCATATAATTCTTTTTCTGTATAGGTTTTAATAAATTTTTTCTCTTCTTTTTCTACCACTTCTTTATCAGCAAGATCAGCTTCTTTATATTGTTCTATAGGCACAAGAACCTCATCTTTTTGAATTCTCGTACCAATAGCGGGATCTTTTAAAGTACGTAAAATAGCATCCATTTTTCATCATAAATAGGTTTCAGCAACTACTCCACTCATTACATATCACGTATCATCCGCAGGGTTCATAACTGGAGCATTACCAGGAGCAGCTAATGCTTTATATTCCATCCAACGAATAGCCTGTGATCTATTATACATACCATCAGGTAAGTGAAATAATGATGACAACGCATTTACTGAAAATACGTGGGCTGTAGAGAAAAAATGTAAAAGTTTAAACCTGACAGCAAAACGTCGCATAGGCTTAAAAAATCGTCAGAAAATATCCTTTTTTACGTTGGATTCTTTGATTTCATTGAGATATTGTTCAGAGTAAACAGAATATGCACTCGTCACATTTTGAAGATTATCAGTAACACGAGACTTCTCATCAGAGGAAGTAAGCAATACTAAACCTGTTTCAAATGCGTGATTAGCAGCTTCCTCTCCCATAGACTGGTAAGCATCTTCTTCAGCCTTAATCATACGAACAGCCCCTACAGGTTCATCTTTATCTTTACCTAACAATTGTTTTGATGGGCCTTGAATAAAAAAAGTAAAAATCTTCCATGGCATGAGAAAATATTGTCGCCATGGTGTAGGTTTAAGTTTTGCATCTTGTTTTTTAAATAATGCATCAGCAAATTTCTTCACTCTTTTATTATGTTTCTCATCAACAGGTTTCAATATCATTAAGATATGAAATGTATCTTCACCATTTACCTTCGCTACTGAATCAACAAGATTATTTAACGGATCATCAGGCATATATTTATAGTTTTTTATCGTATAGACCACATCCTTTTCTGGTTCAAGCACAGAAATATCACTATATTTTTTAGAGAAAAATTTAGGTTTGTCACATAATTCTATACTTGAATCACTAAATTGTGCAGATATTGCTCACTCTACAATAGCTCTAAATTCTGGATAAACTCATACAATAAACTCTATCTTACTATTTTCATAAGAAATAGTAAGTGTAACTTTAGGTTTCTTTACTAGAAAAGACAGAATAGATTCATAAAATGATGCCTCTCCTAATTTGTAAAGATTATTATACACTTGCGACATACGAGAAATTTTTTCTTTCATATCCTTGGCAAGTTCCTTATTCGCCTCACGATCTACTTTACTATCTCCACGTGTTTGAAGAACTCTCAAATAAATTATACGATCAGCATTTCGTACATCATATAAGAAAATTACAAAATATCTAATAGTTTTATATAACAAAAATCAGACAAATAACAACAAGAACAGAATACCAATATTTTTTACAAAAGTTAGTGCGGTATTAGTTTCTTGAACTATCGTATCAGTTACAACTGTAGAAGTGGTTGTAGTTGATGCTGATGGTAGCACAAGATTATTACGATCTACAGTTTGTACATAAGTATTTACTTTTTGTAATCCACCAAAAAGCGAGATACATTCCGTTCTCGAAGTTCCCCATGCAGCATTCGTAAGTTGAGAGATATTTGTAGTACCTCCACTACTCTTTGCTAAAATGGTATTCAGTTGTTGTTGGCACTGTGACAAATTCATACCTTAAGTATAGAAATAGAGACAGAAAATACAATATTTCTGACCAAGATTCAGCATATCGACTTGACATTCAACACCAAAAACAAATATATTTTTAATTTTTTTTTGAAAAAAACTCCCATAAAGAGAGTAACTGTAGGAATATACGAATATATCATAATATTAATATGTAATCACATATCCTATATCTTCCATATGATATTCATTATTTCTATACAGATCATAGATAGTAACTGCGATATCTTGTCTTGAATTAGAGTTTAGCTGTGCTGTGACGTATCTTCTCAAGAATGATTTATAATGTGATGCTCGAGATTCTCACTCCCCTTCATTATATTCGTTAGTTACCAGTCTTACCATCGTTGCTATAATCTCATCTCTTGAGATTTTATCCAAGGGTCTGAATGTTGTTGATGTTTTACTCTTTTCATCGACTTGGTCTCCATGGAAGATATCATATTCATATGATTTTCTGATATAACTGATAAGTGTTGGATTAGCATCTGCTATATCAGTGAAGTTATCAGCATAAGATCTATTCGGTTTTCTACACAAGACATTGATAGCAAACTCTACCATAAATCTTGCTGCTTCTTCTCTCGTGAGATAATCAAATGGTCTATAATCTCTTGTTCCTTGCCATCTAGTTAGTTCATAACTATAGAGCATCTGATGTGCTATTTTGAATGCTTCACTCACTTGGATTCCTTGATCAATTGTCTTCTTATCCATAGGAGTAAAACATGTACTTCCTATACTAGGATTATAAATATCATCATCTATTACTCATGTCGTTGTACTTCATGTAGTTGGGGTATATGATCCTCATCACCCACTTGTAGATTTTTTAGTGACAATTATCGTAACGGTACTGGTATCACAATTAGTTGGACGAGATAATTCACAAATAGTATAACTGTAAATATATGTTCAAAATATAGTACTATTAGATATAGAAAAGAGACCTGTGTTCGGATCGAATGTAATACCATTAGCTAATGATCATGTCATAGTAATCACTATATCATCTATAGAAAGTGGAATCCCATTCACCATATCATTAGGAAGAATAGATACAGTACCACTGATACCTTGTTGCAAAGTAAGAGTATCAGGATTTGCTTTAATATTAGGAATCTCTATTACAGGAATACCAATACTTGTACGCACAGTATCAT
It encodes:
- a CDS encoding AAA-like domain protein, giving the protein MNLSQCQQQLNTILAKSSGGTTNISQLTNAAWGTSRTECISLFGGLQKVNTYVQTVDRNNLVLPSASTTTTSTVVTDTIVQETNTALTFVKNIGILFLLLFVGFLLYKTIRYFVIFLYDVRNADRIIYLRVLQTRGDSKVDREANKELAKDMKEKISRMSQVYNNLYKLGEASFYESILSFLVKKPKVTLTISYENSKIEFIVGVYPEFRAIVEGAISAQFSDSSIELCDKPKFFSKKYSDISVLEPEKDVVYTIKNYKYMPDDPLNNLVDSVAKVNGEDTFHILMILKPVDEKHNKRVKKFADALFKKQDAKLKPTPWRQYFLMPWKIFTFFIQGPSKQLLGKDKDEPVGAVRMIKAEEDAYQSMGEEAANHAFETGLVLLTSSDEKSRVTDNLQNVTSAYSVYSEQYLNEIKESNVKKDIFGRFFKPMRRFAVRFKLLHFFSTAHVFSVNALSSLFHLPDGMYNRSQAIRWMEYKALAAPGNAPVMNPADDTGYVMSGVVAETYLGGKMDAILRTLKDPAIGTRIQKDEVLVPIEQYKEADLADKEVVEKEEKKFIKTYTEKELYGYKVNRGGVLLGVNIYRNEYTPIYMKREDRMRHHYMIGKSGTGKSVLLQTMARQDIWNGDGCCVIDPHGDLVEDILEYIPKERSKDVIFFDAGNEDRPMGLNLYDIDNVDQADRTVNDATEIFLKMFGSEIFGPRIQEYFKYGSLTLLEDMEDKPTLLDVPRLFTDETYRDFKTKKVKNAVVKNFWEKTYAAMGDREKQEIIPYFTSKFVSFNTNRLIRNIIGQTETAIKFREAMDSQKIILVSLSKGKIGEINAQLLGMIIVSQIYNGAMGRANTAKEDRKDFFLYVDEFQNFVSGTFADILSEARKYRLGLIMAHQYIAQLESGDKSAGGKADVKAAVFGNAGTIQSFKIGAPDAEFLEKEYAPVLGAQDIIGIANYKTYCKLNIDNSTSRVFSLNAIYTQDYRNKKIGGILKEYSAKKYGRKRQFVDAEISARLGLTMDEEALVPDGSSSTVQENTTVQENTTT